The following coding sequences are from one Clostridioides difficile ATCC 9689 = DSM 1296 window:
- a CDS encoding glutamine amidotransferase codes for MKKVLIVGESWVKNITHIKGFDTFVTTHYEEAVKWLKEAIESGGYETVHMPAHVAADSFPYKLEELNEYDCIILSDIGSNTFLLSNSTFIDCNSNPDRLELIKEYVNNGGALIMVGGYMSFTGIDAKARFGETAIKDVLPITMIDKDDRVEKPAGIIPEVIDSEHPVLKGIPTEWPKFLGYNKTVARDNCPVLATIGGDPFVAVGEFGKGKSAIFSSDCAPHWGPKEFTDWKYYNKLWVNMLDWLTC; via the coding sequence ATGAAAAAAGTATTAATAGTAGGGGAATCTTGGGTAAAAAATATAACTCATATAAAAGGATTTGATACGTTTGTTACAACTCATTATGAAGAAGCTGTAAAGTGGTTGAAAGAAGCAATAGAATCTGGAGGATATGAGACAGTTCATATGCCTGCACATGTAGCAGCAGATAGTTTTCCGTATAAATTAGAAGAGTTAAATGAGTATGACTGTATAATATTATCTGATATAGGTTCTAATACGTTCTTATTATCTAATAGTACTTTTATAGATTGCAATAGTAATCCAGATAGACTTGAACTAATCAAAGAGTATGTAAATAATGGTGGGGCGTTAATCATGGTAGGTGGATATATGTCATTTACAGGAATAGATGCAAAAGCTAGATTCGGAGAAACTGCTATCAAAGATGTATTACCAATAACAATGATAGATAAAGATGATAGAGTTGAAAAACCAGCAGGAATAATTCCAGAAGTTATTGACTCTGAACATCCAGTATTAAAAGGTATACCAACAGAATGGCCAAAGTTTTTAGGATATAACAAAACAGTAGCTAGAGATAATTGTCCTGTTTTAGCAACTATTGGAGGAGACCCATTTGTAGCTGTTGGCGAGTTTGGAAAAGGAAAATCTGCTATCTTTAGTTCTGACTGTGCACCTCACTGGGGTCCAAAAGAATTTACTGATTGGAAATACTATAATAAATTATGGGTTAATATGCTTGATTGGTTAACATGCTAA
- a CDS encoding GNAT family N-acetyltransferase: MIKFEKLNIINNKDMKEILDTWESSVRATHDFLSEEKIISIKPQVKEGAKYVSNFLCVRDKKGLIKAFMGIHDFKIEMLFVGNYSIGNGIGKRLAEYAIEVLNVNYVDVNEQNQQALGFYKHMGFKVFKKSEFDEQGNPFPILHMKLK; this comes from the coding sequence ATGATAAAATTTGAAAAGTTAAATATTATTAACAATAAAGATATGAAAGAAATACTAGATACATGGGAATCATCAGTAAGAGCAACACATGACTTTTTAAGTGAAGAAAAAATAATATCAATAAAGCCTCAAGTTAAAGAAGGTGCTAAATATGTTAGTAATTTTTTATGTGTAAGAGACAAAAAAGGTCTTATAAAAGCTTTTATGGGAATACATGATTTTAAAATTGAAATGTTATTTGTAGGTAATTATAGTATAGGAAATGGAATTGGAAAAAGACTTGCAGAATATGCAATAGAAGTATTAAATGTAAATTATGTAGATGTGAATGAGCAAAATCAACAAGCATTAGGCTTTTATAAACATATGGGATTTAAAGTCTTTAAAAAATCTGAGTTCGATGAACAAGGTAATCCATTCCCTATACTGCATATGAAATTAAAATAA
- a CDS encoding M20 family metallopeptidase, translating into MDNLNKKFLMEYIDEIQGELRDISDKIWKNPELQYKEYYASNLQKECLKKHGFSIEGLEGMDTAFVASYGEGRPVIAVLGEYDALDGLSQKVSTTKEPIVDGGAGHGCGHNLLGTGSIGAVIAVKELIKLKKLKGTIKYYGCPAEEDLSGKVLMIKKGFFDGIDCAFSWHPFDINTPIRIPTLANYSVKFRYNGISAHAAQAPYNGRSALDAVELMNIGCNYLREHIFDNCRVHYVTTNGGKMPNIVPDFAEVWYYIRGVKMEHVRDVFGRIVDIAKGAALMTGTIMEYDIISGVYDYIPNTILTDILSQNMKLVGVQNYNEDDYYFADKLAETVSIDKRSSVSSVLSGNKDITKMNLHDEVTDDTFTHNNCISLSLDIGDVSYIIPTAQCSCSVWPIGISAHTWQSCASAGSDMGFKAMLLASKSISCSINDVMLDELVINKAKKELKYTVGSFEYTPII; encoded by the coding sequence ATGGATAATTTAAATAAAAAGTTTTTGATGGAATATATAGATGAGATACAGGGAGAATTAAGAGATATATCAGATAAGATATGGAAAAATCCAGAGCTTCAGTATAAAGAATACTATGCTTCAAATTTACAAAAAGAATGTTTAAAAAAACATGGTTTTAGTATAGAGGGATTAGAAGGTATGGATACAGCATTTGTGGCTAGTTATGGAGAAGGTAGACCAGTTATAGCAGTTTTGGGAGAATATGATGCTTTAGATGGTTTGTCTCAAAAAGTATCCACTACTAAAGAACCTATTGTAGATGGTGGTGCAGGTCATGGATGTGGACATAACTTACTTGGTACAGGTTCAATAGGAGCTGTAATTGCAGTAAAGGAATTAATCAAACTAAAAAAGCTGAAAGGGACTATAAAATACTATGGATGTCCAGCAGAGGAAGATTTATCTGGAAAAGTATTGATGATAAAAAAGGGTTTTTTTGATGGAATTGATTGTGCTTTTAGTTGGCATCCATTTGATATAAATACTCCTATAAGAATCCCAACACTTGCTAATTACTCTGTGAAATTTAGATATAATGGGATTAGTGCTCATGCAGCACAAGCTCCTTATAACGGAAGAAGTGCACTTGATGCAGTAGAACTTATGAATATAGGTTGTAATTATTTAAGAGAACATATATTTGATAATTGTAGAGTACACTATGTAACTACTAATGGTGGAAAAATGCCAAATATAGTTCCTGATTTTGCAGAAGTGTGGTATTACATAAGAGGAGTTAAAATGGAGCATGTAAGAGATGTATTTGGTAGGATTGTTGATATAGCAAAAGGAGCAGCATTAATGACTGGTACCATTATGGAATATGACATTATAAGTGGAGTATATGACTATATTCCAAATACAATATTAACAGATATTCTATCACAAAATATGAAATTAGTAGGTGTACAAAACTATAATGAAGATGACTACTATTTTGCAGATAAATTAGCTGAGACAGTGTCTATAGATAAAAGAAGTAGTGTTTCTAGTGTATTAAGTGGAAATAAGGATATTACTAAGATGAATTTACATGATGAGGTTACAGATGATACATTTACTCATAATAACTGTATATCATTATCATTGGATATTGGAGATGTTAGTTACATAATTCCTACAGCACAGTGTTCTTGTTCAGTTTGGCCTATTGGTATTTCTGCCCATACATGGCAATCTTGTGCAAGTGCAGGTTCTGATATGGGATTTAAAGCAATGTTATTGGCATCTAAATCTATATCATGTTCAATAAATGATGTAATGCTTGATGAATTGGTTATAAATAAAGCAAAAAAAGAATTGAAGTATACTGTAGGTAGTTTTGAATATACTCCAATTATTTGA
- a CDS encoding ABC transporter permease, with protein sequence MSSITKHKEEKSSPLLTKLTSVFRDQGSAAVGLVIIFIIMSVASSNFLTLDNLINVGRQISINAILAVGMTFVIITGGIDLSVGAVIALVGTFWATTVVNYNAPIWGGMILALAIGTILGVIKGAIISTQKLPPFIVTLAMLTIISGASFVFTGGRPISVNTDAFKMLGRGYIGPIPIPVIIMIIVVIAGHFLLKRTNFGRHVHAVGGNEEAARLCGVKVNKVIVKVYALAGLLTALAGIILSSRLASGSPTVGDGAELDAIAAVVLGGTNMMGGSGSIVGTCIGVGIIGILGNGLNLLSVSSYNQMIIKGLVMLFAIWINNIKLKKSAKSK encoded by the coding sequence ATGAGTTCAATAACTAAGCATAAAGAAGAAAAATCTTCTCCATTATTGACAAAATTAACAAGTGTATTTAGAGACCAAGGGAGTGCAGCTGTAGGACTTGTAATAATTTTTATAATAATGAGTGTAGCTTCATCTAACTTTTTAACTTTAGACAATTTAATTAATGTTGGAAGACAAATATCAATAAATGCAATACTTGCAGTAGGTATGACATTTGTAATAATTACAGGAGGAATAGATTTAAGTGTAGGAGCAGTAATTGCTTTAGTAGGTACATTTTGGGCTACAACAGTAGTGAATTATAATGCACCTATATGGGGAGGTATGATACTTGCATTAGCAATAGGGACAATATTAGGAGTCATAAAAGGTGCAATTATTTCAACACAAAAACTACCTCCATTCATTGTAACTTTAGCCATGTTAACGATAATAAGTGGGGCAAGCTTTGTATTTACAGGAGGAAGACCTATATCAGTAAATACAGATGCATTTAAGATGCTCGGTAGAGGATATATTGGACCAATACCAATACCAGTTATAATTATGATTATAGTTGTAATAGCAGGACATTTTCTATTAAAAAGAACTAATTTTGGACGTCATGTACATGCAGTAGGTGGAAATGAAGAGGCCGCTAGATTATGTGGAGTAAAAGTAAATAAAGTTATAGTAAAAGTATACGCACTAGCTGGACTACTAACAGCATTAGCTGGGATAATACTATCATCACGTTTGGCATCAGGTTCACCAACTGTTGGAGATGGAGCAGAATTGGATGCTATAGCAGCCGTTGTGCTTGGTGGTACTAATATGATGGGTGGTTCTGGTTCTATAGTAGGTACATGTATAGGTGTCGGAATAATAGGAATATTAGGAAATGGATTAAACTTATTAAGTGTATCTTCATATAATCAAATGATTATAAAAGGTTTGGTAATGTTATTTGCTATATGGATAAATAATATAAAATTAAAAAAATCAGCTAAATCTAAATAG
- a CDS encoding M20 family metallopeptidase, whose protein sequence is MKKILLDTLNSKKQEYIDYLKELVSIKTEDVGHGILGGFEKEGQEYIEKLANYIGFSVDRQEISEELIKKAKNIYKEGNLGHNYQDRYNLICKYSDDLPGKTIVFNGHVDTMPPGDISKWKYNPYRATEDNGKLYGLGTADMKSGLIASILAVKLIKDSGLNVPGNVKIMSVVDEEGGGNGTINAVMNGIGGDCCIICEPSEQNLIVAHMGFVFFEVEVKGVSLHCGSKWEGVNAIEKAMLLLQDIKGLEHNWLMIYKHPLLPSPTINLGVINGGTAGSTVPDKCVFNLCVHFLPNIMSYEQVVNDVTNVIMTRANGDLWLKDNKPNINIYQSGLGFEMDKDSDFVVNAHKILEETLGKKLEIKGSTAGNDARVMKNLAEIPTLILGPGSIEQCHSIDEYVEIKEYLDSILMYASLILNL, encoded by the coding sequence ATGAAAAAAATTCTCTTAGATACATTAAATAGTAAAAAACAAGAATACATAGATTATTTAAAAGAACTTGTAAGTATAAAGACTGAAGATGTTGGTCATGGAATACTAGGTGGATTTGAAAAAGAAGGACAGGAATATATTGAAAAACTTGCAAATTACATAGGTTTTAGTGTAGATAGACAAGAAATAAGCGAAGAATTAATTAAAAAAGCAAAAAATATATATAAAGAAGGAAATCTAGGTCACAATTATCAAGATAGATATAATTTAATTTGTAAGTATAGTGATGATTTACCTGGTAAGACAATTGTATTTAATGGTCATGTAGACACTATGCCACCGGGTGATATAAGTAAGTGGAAATATAATCCATATCGTGCTACAGAAGATAATGGAAAACTTTATGGACTTGGAACTGCTGATATGAAATCTGGACTTATAGCATCAATATTAGCTGTAAAGCTTATAAAAGATAGTGGTCTAAATGTACCTGGTAATGTAAAAATAATGTCAGTAGTAGATGAAGAAGGTGGCGGAAATGGTACCATAAATGCAGTTATGAATGGTATTGGTGGAGATTGTTGCATAATTTGTGAACCATCAGAACAAAACTTAATAGTTGCACATATGGGATTTGTATTCTTTGAAGTTGAGGTTAAAGGTGTGTCTCTTCACTGTGGTAGTAAGTGGGAGGGTGTAAATGCAATTGAGAAGGCTATGTTGTTGCTTCAAGATATAAAAGGGTTGGAACATAACTGGCTTATGATATATAAACATCCACTATTACCTTCACCTACAATAAATTTAGGTGTAATAAATGGTGGAACAGCAGGTTCTACTGTGCCAGATAAGTGTGTATTTAATTTATGTGTACACTTCTTGCCAAATATAATGAGTTATGAACAAGTTGTAAATGATGTAACAAATGTCATAATGACAAGGGCTAATGGAGATTTATGGCTTAAAGATAATAAACCAAATATAAACATATATCAATCAGGGTTAGGTTTTGAGATGGACAAGGATTCTGATTTTGTAGTGAATGCACATAAAATACTAGAAGAAACTCTAGGAAAAAAATTAGAGATAAAAGGTTCAACAGCTGGCAATGATGCGAGAGTAATGAAAAATTTAGCTGAAATACCAACACTTATATTAGGGCCAGGTTCAATAGAACAATGTCATTCAATTGATGAATATGTTGAAATTAAGGAGTATTTAGATAGTATACTTATGTATGCAAGTCTAATATTAAACTTATAA
- a CDS encoding DUF5685 family protein, producing MFGYVKINKMDLTFREYDYYKAYYCGLCKYLKRNHGEISRFSLNYDITFLIVLLTAVYNPESISTEEVCIVNPFKKKKVITNDITEYAASMNILLTYYKLEDNLMDDKRIKDKLAYYIYKNKLKLAYEKYPEKAEYIKQQLNELNKLEKDKNINIDEVSSIFGNIMGEVFVYKKDENERNLRMIGFNIGKYIYLLDAYEDLDEDFKKGRYNPFIEYIDKNDELKEKVKKIIVTSLGFLARGIDNLNLNKNVGIIENIIYSGVYLRYINILESRGGKNVQ from the coding sequence ATGTTTGGATATGTTAAAATAAACAAAATGGATTTAACATTTAGAGAATATGATTATTACAAAGCTTACTATTGTGGACTATGTAAATACTTAAAAAGAAATCATGGAGAAATCTCTAGGTTTTCTTTGAACTATGATATAACATTTTTAATTGTTTTATTAACAGCAGTATATAACCCAGAGTCTATAAGTACAGAGGAAGTGTGTATAGTAAATCCATTTAAAAAGAAAAAGGTAATTACAAATGATATTACAGAATATGCAGCAAGTATGAATATTCTTTTAACGTATTATAAATTGGAAGATAATTTAATGGATGATAAACGCATAAAAGATAAATTGGCATATTATATATATAAAAACAAATTAAAATTAGCATATGAAAAGTATCCTGAAAAAGCAGAGTATATAAAACAACAACTAAATGAATTAAATAAGTTAGAAAAAGATAAAAATATAAATATAGATGAAGTATCTAGTATATTTGGAAATATAATGGGTGAAGTATTTGTCTATAAAAAAGATGAAAATGAGAGAAACTTAAGAATGATAGGTTTTAATATAGGTAAGTATATATATCTACTAGATGCCTATGAAGATTTAGATGAAGATTTTAAGAAAGGAAGATATAATCCATTTATAGAGTATATTGATAAAAATGATGAGTTAAAAGAAAAAGTAAAAAAAATAATAGTAACATCATTAGGATTTTTAGCTAGGGGAATTGATAATCTAAATCTAAATAAAAATGTTGGAATAATAGAAAATATAATTTATTCTGGTGTTTATTTAAGATATATTAATATATTAGAAAGTAGAGGTGGAAAGAATGTACAGTAA
- a CDS encoding ArsR/SmtB family transcription factor, with product MREEINDCNCNIVHEEIVTEAKSTMPDEEMLYDLAELFKVFGDTTRVKILYALFANEMCVCDIASLLNMTHSAISHQLRVLKQARLVKFRREGKTVYYSLDDSHISQIFDCGLNHIRETYK from the coding sequence ATGAGAGAAGAGATAAATGATTGTAATTGTAATATAGTACATGAAGAAATAGTAACAGAGGCTAAATCAACTATGCCAGATGAAGAGATGTTATATGATTTAGCAGAATTATTTAAAGTATTTGGGGATACTACTAGAGTAAAGATATTATATGCATTATTTGCAAATGAAATGTGTGTATGTGATATAGCGAGTTTATTAAATATGACTCACTCTGCAATATCTCATCAACTTAGAGTATTAAAGCAGGCTAGATTAGTAAAGTTTAGAAGAGAAGGAAAAACAGTGTATTACTCATTAGATGATAGTCATATAAGTCAGATATTTGATTGTGGATTAAATCATATTAGAGAGACTTATAAATGA
- a CDS encoding heavy metal translocating P-type ATPase, whose product MEANNLIKKEFILGGLNCAHCAEEINNKVSKLQEVKSSNLNFINKKLTVNIKESFNEDTTIEKIIDIIDSTEPGLDIQISSKENASSKISIKKELILGGLNCAHCAEEINNKVSKLKEVESSNLNFVNKKLTVNISNNFEADDVINKIKEIINSTEPGLDIQVESTNKVKGRTTEKPGAVNDTNKKELIPLIIGALVYIFGIYQTATGYESQFSNIVFIVAYVIVGGDVLLRAIRNISKGRVFDENFLMALATVGALAIGELSEAVGVMLFYKVGEYLQGVAVGKSRKSITSLMQIRPDYANLKVNSEVKVVSPEEVNVGDIIVVKPGEKVPLDGVVVDGISMLDTSALTGESVLREVEKGDEILSGVINKNALLSIEVTKSFGESTVSKILDLVENSSIKKSKTENFISKFSRYYTPIVVIAALLIAFVPPLVISGEVFSDWLYRGLIFLVVSCPCALVLSIPLSFFSGIGFASKNGILIKGSNYLEALRSVDTVVFDKTGTLTKGVFNVTKLNPEGISEEELLEYAAIAEVNSNHPIAKSILSYYNKKIDLDTIDSYEEIAAYGIRVKHNGNFILAGNEKLMKKENISYSSAKEVGTVVYIAVDKVYRGYIVISDEVKEDSKNAIRSLKAIGVKEVVMLTGDNEKVAKNIAQELELDTVYSNLLPNEKVDRLEDLYEGRTEKEKIAFVGDGINDAPVLARADVGIAMGGLGSDAAIEAADVVLMTDEPSKISKAIEIANKTNKIVWQNIIFALGVKIIVMILGAGGVATMWEAIFADVGVALIAVVNAMRAMR is encoded by the coding sequence ATGGAAGCAAATAATTTAATTAAAAAAGAATTTATCCTAGGAGGATTAAATTGTGCTCACTGTGCAGAAGAAATTAATAATAAAGTTTCTAAACTACAAGAAGTTAAATCTTCTAATTTAAATTTTATAAATAAAAAACTTACAGTAAATATAAAGGAAAGCTTTAATGAGGATACTACTATAGAAAAGATAATAGATATAATAGATTCAACAGAACCAGGTCTTGATATACAAATAAGTTCTAAAGAAAATGCATCTAGTAAAATATCAATTAAAAAAGAGCTTATATTAGGAGGATTAAACTGTGCACATTGTGCAGAGGAAATTAATAACAAAGTTTCTAAATTAAAGGAAGTTGAATCTTCTAATTTAAACTTTGTAAATAAAAAACTTACAGTAAATATAAGTAATAACTTTGAAGCGGATGATGTTATAAATAAAATAAAAGAAATAATAAATTCAACAGAGCCAGGGCTTGATATACAAGTAGAGTCTACTAACAAAGTAAAAGGGAGAACTACTGAAAAACCAGGAGCTGTAAATGATACAAATAAGAAAGAATTAATTCCACTTATAATTGGAGCACTTGTATATATATTTGGTATATATCAAACAGCTACAGGTTATGAAAGTCAGTTTAGCAATATAGTATTTATAGTTGCCTATGTAATAGTAGGTGGCGATGTGCTTTTAAGAGCAATAAGAAATATATCAAAAGGAAGAGTATTTGATGAGAACTTTTTGATGGCTCTAGCAACAGTAGGAGCATTAGCAATAGGGGAGTTATCAGAAGCAGTAGGGGTTATGCTTTTCTATAAAGTAGGAGAGTATTTACAAGGTGTTGCAGTTGGGAAATCAAGAAAGTCTATAACTTCACTTATGCAAATAAGACCAGACTATGCAAATTTAAAAGTTAATTCTGAAGTTAAGGTGGTGTCACCAGAAGAAGTAAATGTAGGCGATATAATAGTAGTAAAACCTGGTGAGAAAGTACCATTAGATGGTGTAGTAGTGGATGGAATTTCTATGCTAGATACTTCTGCACTTACAGGAGAGTCAGTACTGAGAGAAGTTGAAAAAGGAGACGAAATTTTATCAGGTGTTATAAATAAAAATGCTTTATTGAGTATTGAAGTTACAAAGAGTTTTGGAGAATCAACAGTTTCTAAGATTCTTGACCTTGTTGAAAATTCTAGCATTAAAAAGTCAAAGACAGAAAACTTTATATCTAAGTTTTCAAGATACTATACTCCGATAGTAGTAATAGCTGCTTTATTAATAGCATTTGTGCCACCACTTGTAATCTCAGGTGAGGTATTTAGTGATTGGTTATATAGAGGATTGATATTCTTAGTCGTTTCTTGCCCTTGTGCATTAGTTTTATCAATACCACTTAGTTTCTTTAGTGGAATTGGGTTTGCATCTAAAAATGGTATCCTTATTAAAGGAAGTAACTATTTAGAAGCTTTAAGAAGTGTAGATACAGTAGTATTTGATAAAACAGGAACACTTACTAAAGGTGTGTTTAATGTAACTAAGTTAAATCCTGAAGGTATATCAGAAGAAGAATTATTAGAATATGCAGCTATTGCGGAGGTAAATTCAAATCATCCAATAGCAAAGTCTATATTAAGTTACTATAATAAAAAAATTGATTTAGATACAATAGACAGTTATGAGGAAATAGCAGCTTATGGAATTAGAGTAAAGCATAATGGCAATTTTATATTAGCAGGTAATGAGAAACTTATGAAAAAAGAAAATATATCTTATTCATCAGCTAAAGAAGTAGGTACAGTAGTCTATATTGCTGTTGATAAAGTATATAGAGGTTATATAGTTATATCTGATGAAGTAAAAGAAGATAGTAAAAATGCCATAAGAAGCTTAAAAGCAATAGGGGTAAAAGAAGTTGTAATGTTAACTGGAGATAATGAGAAAGTAGCAAAAAATATTGCTCAAGAATTAGAATTGGATACAGTTTACTCAAATTTACTTCCTAATGAAAAGGTAGATAGATTAGAAGATTTATATGAAGGAAGAACTGAAAAAGAGAAAATAGCATTTGTAGGTGATGGAATAAATGATGCTCCAGTATTAGCTCGTGCTGATGTTGGTATAGCTATGGGAGGCTTAGGTTCAGATGCTGCTATTGAAGCTGCAGATGTAGTGCTTATGACAGATGAGCCTAGCAAGATATCTAAAGCAATTGAAATAGCAAACAAGACTAATAAGATAGTGTGGCAAAACATAATATTTGCTCTAGGAGTAAAAATTATAGTTATGATACTAGGTGCTGGAGGAGTAGCTACTATGTGGGAAGCTATATTTGCTGATGTAGGTGTGGCACTTATAGCAGTAGTAAATGCTATGAGAGCTATGAGATAA
- a CDS encoding HAD family hydrolase — translation MKNIAAFFDIDGTLYRDSLMVEHFKKLIKYDIIDQKNWYKHARDTFMDWDKRQGNYDDYLLEICDLYVDSLKGLDKTCINFTSDQVIKLKADRVYKYTRSRIEWHLNQGHIVIFISGSPGFLVEKMAKKYNVTDFLGSDYVFENNIFTGTVIPMWDSISKNNAINDFVVKYDLDLSNSYAYGDTNGDINMLKRVGNPIAINPTKELLSQISLDEEISKNVEIIVERKDIIYSLSTDVNIVDI, via the coding sequence ATGAAAAATATAGCAGCTTTTTTTGATATAGATGGTACTCTTTATAGAGACTCTCTTATGGTTGAACATTTTAAGAAATTAATTAAATACGATATAATTGACCAAAAAAATTGGTATAAACATGCTAGAGACACTTTTATGGATTGGGATAAAAGACAAGGTAATTATGATGATTATCTATTAGAAATATGTGACCTTTATGTTGATTCATTAAAAGGATTAGATAAAACCTGTATCAACTTTACAAGTGACCAAGTAATTAAATTAAAAGCAGATAGAGTCTATAAATACACACGTTCAAGGATTGAGTGGCATCTAAATCAAGGACATATAGTTATATTTATATCTGGTAGCCCTGGATTTCTTGTTGAAAAAATGGCAAAAAAATATAATGTAACCGATTTTCTAGGAAGTGATTATGTCTTTGAAAATAATATATTTACAGGCACAGTTATTCCAATGTGGGATTCTATAAGTAAGAATAATGCTATAAACGATTTTGTTGTAAAGTATGATTTAGATTTATCAAACTCGTATGCCTATGGAGATACTAATGGTGATATAAATATGCTAAAAAGAGTTGGAAATCCAATAGCAATAAATCCAACAAAGGAACTTTTATCTCAAATATCACTTGATGAGGAAATTTCTAAAAATGTTGAGATAATAGTAGAAAGAAAAGATATTATTTATTCTCTATCTACAGATGTAAATATAGTGGATATTTAA
- a CDS encoding sugar ABC transporter ATP-binding protein has product MSNIILKLSNIAKEFPGVRALDNVNFELFHGEVHALLGENGAGKSTMIKILTGAHSKTSGKFIFEGKEIENISPDISKKIGINAIYQELTVFDELTVAQNIFMGKEINGKVLTNDKKMNEEAKKIFDNMGIDINPNSLVKELSIAQKQMVEIARVLSSETKVLIMDEPTSSISKKETEILFRLINDLKESGVSIIYISHRMEELFEICDRITIMRDGKTISTLNTKDVSSEEELVNLMIDRKLDQFFPKRKVEIKEEIMRVESLTKNNVFNDISFNIRKGEILGIGGLVGSKRSEIVEAIFGLRTYDSGKIYLNNEEVKFKTPSDAIENGLGLITEDRKGTGLFLQMSVKENTTMAGLKKISKFKSIIDRKKEKDILEKYIEALKIKTPHMNQVIQSLSGGNQQKAIIARWLLLQPDILIMDEPTRGIDVNAKAEIYNLMGDLVESGVSIIMISSEIPELISMSDRIMVMREGHISGFLEGEEMVENNVLKLAFGGKINEFNN; this is encoded by the coding sequence ATGAGTAATATAATTCTGAAGTTAAGTAATATTGCTAAAGAATTTCCTGGTGTCAGAGCATTAGATAATGTTAATTTTGAGTTATTTCATGGCGAAGTTCATGCACTACTGGGTGAAAATGGTGCTGGTAAATCAACAATGATAAAGATTTTAACTGGGGCACATTCGAAAACTTCTGGAAAATTTATTTTTGAAGGCAAAGAAATAGAGAATATATCCCCAGATATCTCTAAAAAGATAGGTATAAATGCCATATATCAAGAACTAACAGTTTTTGACGAATTAACAGTAGCACAAAATATTTTTATGGGAAAAGAAATAAATGGCAAAGTCTTAACCAATGACAAAAAAATGAATGAAGAGGCTAAAAAGATTTTCGATAATATGGGAATAGATATAAATCCAAATAGCTTAGTCAAAGAGCTTAGTATAGCTCAAAAACAAATGGTAGAAATAGCAAGAGTTTTATCATCAGAAACTAAAGTATTAATAATGGATGAACCTACTTCTTCAATAAGTAAAAAAGAGACTGAAATACTTTTTAGACTTATAAATGATTTAAAAGAGAGTGGAGTTAGTATAATATATATATCCCATAGGATGGAAGAACTCTTTGAGATTTGTGACAGAATAACTATAATGCGAGATGGGAAAACGATTTCGACTTTGAATACCAAAGATGTATCGTCTGAGGAAGAATTAGTTAATTTAATGATAGATAGAAAGCTAGACCAATTTTTCCCAAAAAGAAAAGTAGAAATAAAAGAAGAAATTATGCGAGTGGAAAGTCTAACTAAGAACAATGTTTTTAATGATATTAGCTTTAATATAAGAAAAGGTGAAATATTGGGAATAGGTGGACTAGTTGGAAGTAAGAGAAGTGAAATAGTAGAAGCTATATTTGGACTTAGAACATATGATTCTGGGAAAATATATTTAAACAATGAAGAAGTAAAGTTTAAAACTCCATCAGATGCAATAGAAAATGGACTAGGATTAATAACAGAAGATAGAAAAGGTACTGGATTGTTTTTACAAATGAGTGTCAAAGAAAACACAACTATGGCTGGGTTAAAAAAGATATCTAAGTTTAAATCAATTATAGATAGAAAAAAGGAAAAAGATATTTTAGAAAAATACATAGAAGCTTTAAAGATAAAAACACCACATATGAATCAAGTTATACAAAGTTTAAGTGGTGGAAACCAACAAAAAGCTATAATAGCAAGATGGCTTTTATTACAACCAGATATATTAATTATGGATGAACCAACCAGAGGTATAGATGTAAATGCTAAGGCAGAGATATACAATCTAATGGGAGATTTAGTGGAGAGTGGTGTAAGTATAATAATGATATCTTCTGAAATACCAGAATTAATATCAATGAGTGACAGAATAATGGTTATGAGAGAAGGTCATATAAGTGGATTTTTAGAAGGTGAAGAAATGGTTGAAAATAATGTATTAAAATTGGCTTTCGGAGGTAAAATTAATGAGTTCAATAACTAA